Proteins from a genomic interval of Quercus robur chromosome 9, dhQueRobu3.1, whole genome shotgun sequence:
- the LOC126701160 gene encoding uncharacterized mitochondrial protein AtMg00310-like, which produces MLSIGGKEILIKAVAQAIPTYAMSCFLLPKGLCDEIEGMMRRFSWGQRDQESKIAWVGWKNLCKSKLKGGMGFRNFQAFNLAMLAKQGWRLLSNPHSLLALIYKAKYFPHGDVLNSKLSCCPSYAWHSIFRALEVIRCGTRWRVGNGQRIHVWDDKWLPTPTTYKVVSPPSLFDDFPMVSALIDHESRK; this is translated from the coding sequence atgttaTCTATTGGTGGTAAAGAGATTCTCATAAAGGCGGTTGCCCAAGCCATTCCAACGTATGCTATGAGCTGTTTTCTCTTACCCAAAGGGCTTTGTGATGAAATTGAAGGCATGATGAGAAGGTTCTCGTGGGGGCAAAGAGATCAAGAATCAAAGATTGCTTGGGTGGGCTGGAAGAATCTTTGCAAATCCAAGCTAAAAGGGGGCATGGGGTTTAGGAACTTCCAAGCTTTCAACTTGGCCATGCTAGCAAAGCAAGGATGGAGATTGCTCTCTAATCCCCATTCTCTTTTAGCTCTAATTTACAAAGCAAAGTATTTCCCACATGGTGATGTATTGAACTCAAAGCTTAGCTGCTGCCCATCTTATGCTTGGCATAGTATTTTTCGAGCTTTAGAAGTTATAAGGTGTGGCACTAGATGGAGAGTGGGGAATGGTCAGCGAATTCACGTTTGGGATGATAAATGGCTCCCTACCCCTACTACATATAAGGTTGTCTCTCCTCCTAGCCTTTTTGATGATTTTCCGATGGTCTCAGCTCTTATAGACCATGAATCTAGGAAATGA